One Desulfomicrobium apsheronum genomic region harbors:
- a CDS encoding aspartate carbamoyltransferase catalytic subunit, which translates to MNWRHKDLLEISQLDPDEIAHIFETAARFAEVNQRPIKKVPILKGKSVVLFFAEASTRTKTSFDMAGKRLSADTFSLAKSGSSLQKGESLKDTALTLQAMNPDAIVIRHWDSGAARFLAERLSCSIINAGDGWHAHPTQALLDGFTLHQVWGSFAGKTVCILGDIAHSRVARSDVELLTMLGARVRVCAPRTLLPAMVRTWPVEVFSDVAKACEGVDAVICLRLQLERQQAGLLPDLREYACTYGLSPRHLEKANADVKIMHPGPMNRGLEIASELADCGSSLVLDQVAAGVAVRMTLLHLYLTRTRISA; encoded by the coding sequence ATGAATTGGCGGCATAAGGACCTTTTGGAGATTTCCCAGCTCGATCCCGATGAGATCGCCCATATTTTCGAGACGGCGGCCCGGTTCGCGGAAGTGAATCAGCGGCCCATCAAGAAGGTGCCCATTCTGAAGGGCAAGAGCGTGGTCCTCTTCTTTGCCGAGGCCTCCACGCGCACCAAGACCTCGTTCGACATGGCCGGCAAGCGCCTGTCCGCCGACACCTTCAGCCTGGCCAAGTCGGGCAGCTCCCTGCAGAAGGGCGAGAGCCTGAAAGACACGGCGCTGACCCTGCAGGCCATGAATCCCGACGCCATCGTCATCCGGCACTGGGACAGCGGGGCGGCACGGTTCCTGGCGGAGCGGCTGTCCTGCTCCATCATCAACGCCGGGGACGGCTGGCATGCCCACCCGACGCAGGCCCTCCTGGACGGCTTCACCCTGCATCAGGTCTGGGGCTCCTTTGCGGGCAAGACCGTGTGCATCCTCGGCGACATCGCCCACAGCCGGGTGGCCCGTTCGGATGTGGAACTTCTGACCATGCTCGGGGCCCGGGTCCGCGTCTGCGCTCCGCGCACACTGCTGCCAGCCATGGTCCGGACCTGGCCGGTGGAGGTCTTTTCCGACGTGGCCAAGGCCTGCGAGGGGGTGGACGCGGTCATCTGTCTGCGCCTGCAACTGGAGCGTCAGCAGGCGGGGCTGCTGCCGGATCTGCGCGAGTACGCCTGCACCTACGGACTCAGCCCCAGGCATCTGGAAAAGGCCAATGCGGATGTGAAGATCATGCACCCCGGGCCCATGAACCGGGGCCTTGAGATCGCTTCCGAGCTGGCCGATTGCGGGTCGAGCCTGGTCCTGGATCAGGTCGCCGCAGGCGTGGCCGTGCGCATGACCCTTTTGCATCTCTATCTGACCAGGACCCGGATTTCGGCATGA
- a CDS encoding DUF362 domain-containing protein, producing MAEPVYFWNLRASRKAPYEAKVKRLLKLAGLGAELRSGDLAAIKLHFGEGGGTGHVRPLQLAPILAFVRKCGARPFLTDTNTLYVGQRGESVSHGLQAAAHGYDPNVLGAPVIIADGLKSGNERAVPCPGRHFEFAYLGGDIVDADMMVTISHFKGHDLAGFGGAIKNVGMGCATRKGKMQQHCGLGPTIHPEHCTGCGNCVEVCSHGALTLDPSGKVTIDRDKCAGCAACFLVCRAGGLEVDWRVDVNTFLERMAEYAAAALLTRPRRTFHMSFIQQVSPGCDCTGFSDAPICPDLGLLASWDPVALDQACLDLVNQAQPLFPSALPEGIVPGQDKFEAIHGHVRGVHLLEYAASLGIGSREYALQPV from the coding sequence ATGGCCGAACCCGTTTATTTCTGGAACCTGCGCGCCTCGCGCAAGGCTCCGTATGAAGCAAAGGTCAAGCGCCTGCTGAAGCTGGCCGGCCTGGGTGCGGAACTTCGCTCCGGCGATCTGGCCGCGATCAAGCTTCATTTCGGGGAGGGCGGAGGCACTGGCCATGTGCGCCCCTTGCAACTCGCGCCCATTCTGGCCTTTGTCCGCAAATGCGGGGCCAGGCCGTTTCTGACCGACACCAACACGCTCTACGTGGGCCAGCGCGGCGAATCCGTTTCCCACGGGCTGCAGGCCGCCGCCCACGGTTACGACCCCAATGTTCTGGGTGCGCCGGTCATCATCGCCGACGGACTCAAAAGCGGCAATGAACGGGCCGTTCCCTGTCCCGGCAGGCATTTCGAGTTTGCCTATCTGGGCGGGGACATAGTCGACGCGGACATGATGGTCACGATCAGTCACTTCAAGGGCCACGATCTGGCCGGATTCGGCGGCGCCATCAAGAACGTGGGCATGGGCTGCGCCACGCGCAAGGGCAAGATGCAGCAGCACTGCGGCCTTGGCCCGACCATCCATCCCGAGCATTGCACCGGCTGCGGAAACTGCGTGGAGGTGTGCAGCCACGGCGCCCTGACCCTTGACCCAAGCGGCAAGGTCACCATCGACCGCGACAAGTGCGCGGGCTGCGCGGCCTGCTTCCTGGTCTGCCGCGCCGGAGGCCTGGAAGTGGACTGGCGGGTGGATGTGAACACATTTCTTGAGCGCATGGCCGAGTATGCGGCGGCCGCGCTTTTGACCAGGCCAAGGCGGACCTTCCACATGAGCTTCATCCAGCAGGTCAGCCCCGGATGCGATTGCACGGGCTTCTCCGATGCGCCCATCTGTCCCGATCTGGGACTGCTGGCCTCCTGGGATCCGGTGGCCCTCGACCAGGCCTGCCTGGACCTGGTCAACCAGGCCCAGCCCTTGTTTCCGAGCGCCCTTCCGGAAGGCATCGTACCCGGACAGGACAAATTCGAGGCCATCCACGGACACGTGCGGGGCGTCCATCTTCTGGAGTACGCGGCAAGCCTCGGGATCGGCTCCCGGGAATATGCGCTTCAGCCCGTATGA
- the gyrA gene encoding DNA gyrase subunit A gives MSNISIEKELQKSYLEYSLSVIIGRAIPDVRDGLKPVHRRILFAMHELGNTYNRAYKKSARVVGDVIGKFHPHGDSAVYDALVRMAQEFNMRDPLVDGQGNFGSIDGDSAAAMRYTEVRMSRLASSFLADIEKDTVEFRPNYDNSLQEPSVLPTKVPNLLVNGSSGIAVGMATNIPPHNLGEVVDGTLRLLDDPKMSVDELMQYIKAPDFPTGALIYGKAGIREAYRTGRGSVRIRSRIEIEKRKGDLESIVVKEIPYALNKSTLVEKIAMLVNERKIEGISDLRDESDMKGIRIVMDLKKGVFSDVIINQLFKFTSLETSFGINMMAVVNNRPQLLNLKQVLEYFLDYRREVVIRRSRFDLRKAQHRAHILEGLRIALDFIDEVVALIRASKTPQEAKERLRERFGLSDIQAQAILDMRLQRLTNLEREKLLEEYAELLKQIEYLTSIIENPEVLKSVIRQELEDLRETFVTPRKSELLAHDPDSIDIEDIIPDEPVVITLSRNGYLKRTSLDNYRQQRRGGTGITGVQVAEEDFITFILTTSNHQYMNLFSNKGKMYQVKVHQIPEGGRTARGKHVANLLPLDSNEYIAAAMTCRDLDQEKFYFFYTKLGVVKRSSIHLYRNIRAVGLIALGMRDDDELIGVREVETDDEMVLVTMDGYSIRFACSDVRAMGRTATGVKGLALRKGDQVVAGVVVNKDTQQELLTIAENGYGKRTQVEHFRAQSRGGKGIINMRITPKTGKVVGAMMVYPTDELILLTSGSKIIRIGIADISLVGRATQGVRLVRLEDEQTVVCFDHVPTDAPEVSGLPRATVPAEKAAPEDPEVLDDDTDLPDDDEAVDESEDLQE, from the coding sequence GTGTCCAACATCAGTATCGAAAAAGAACTTCAGAAATCATATCTGGAATATTCGCTGAGCGTCATCATCGGCCGGGCCATCCCGGACGTGCGCGATGGCCTCAAACCCGTGCACCGGCGTATCCTTTTCGCCATGCACGAGCTCGGCAACACGTACAACCGGGCCTACAAGAAGTCCGCTCGCGTGGTCGGTGACGTCATCGGTAAGTTTCACCCCCATGGCGACTCGGCCGTGTACGACGCCTTGGTGCGCATGGCCCAGGAATTCAACATGCGCGACCCCCTGGTCGACGGCCAGGGCAACTTCGGTTCCATCGACGGCGACTCCGCAGCGGCCATGCGTTACACGGAAGTCCGCATGTCCCGTCTGGCCAGTTCGTTTCTGGCCGACATCGAAAAGGACACGGTGGAGTTTCGTCCCAACTACGACAACTCCTTGCAAGAGCCCTCGGTGCTGCCGACCAAGGTCCCGAACCTGCTGGTCAACGGCTCATCGGGCATCGCCGTGGGCATGGCCACTAACATTCCACCCCACAATCTGGGCGAGGTGGTGGATGGAACCCTGCGCCTGCTCGACGATCCCAAGATGTCCGTCGACGAGCTGATGCAGTACATCAAGGCCCCGGATTTTCCCACGGGCGCGCTCATCTACGGCAAGGCCGGCATCCGCGAGGCCTACCGCACGGGTCGCGGCTCGGTGCGCATCCGCTCGCGCATCGAGATCGAAAAGCGAAAAGGGGACCTCGAATCCATCGTCGTAAAAGAGATTCCCTACGCCCTGAACAAATCCACCCTGGTGGAAAAGATCGCCATGCTGGTCAACGAGCGCAAGATCGAGGGCATCTCGGACCTGCGCGATGAATCGGACATGAAGGGCATTCGCATCGTCATGGATTTGAAGAAGGGCGTTTTCTCCGATGTGATCATCAATCAGCTTTTCAAGTTCACATCCCTTGAGACCAGCTTCGGCATCAACATGATGGCCGTGGTCAATAATCGTCCCCAGCTTTTGAACCTGAAGCAGGTGCTCGAGTATTTTCTCGACTATCGCCGCGAGGTGGTCATCCGCCGCTCCCGGTTCGATCTCAGGAAGGCTCAGCATCGGGCGCACATCCTTGAGGGTCTGCGCATCGCCCTTGATTTCATCGATGAGGTGGTCGCGCTCATCCGCGCCTCCAAGACCCCACAGGAGGCCAAGGAGCGCCTGCGCGAGCGTTTCGGCCTGTCCGATATCCAGGCCCAGGCCATTCTCGACATGCGCCTGCAGCGACTGACCAACCTGGAGCGCGAAAAGCTCCTGGAGGAATACGCCGAGCTCCTGAAGCAGATCGAGTATCTGACCAGCATCATCGAGAATCCCGAAGTCCTGAAGTCCGTCATCCGTCAGGAACTCGAAGACCTGCGCGAGACCTTCGTCACGCCCCGCAAGTCCGAGCTTTTGGCCCATGATCCCGACTCCATCGACATCGAGGACATCATTCCCGACGAGCCGGTGGTTATCACCCTGTCCCGCAACGGGTATCTGAAGCGCACCAGCCTGGACAACTATCGCCAGCAGCGCCGAGGCGGAACGGGCATCACCGGGGTGCAGGTCGCGGAGGAGGATTTCATCACCTTCATCCTCACGACCTCGAACCACCAGTACATGAATCTGTTCAGCAACAAGGGCAAGATGTACCAGGTCAAGGTGCACCAGATTCCCGAGGGCGGCCGCACGGCCCGGGGCAAGCACGTGGCCAATCTGCTCCCGCTGGACAGCAACGAATACATCGCTGCGGCCATGACCTGTCGTGATCTGGATCAGGAGAAATTCTACTTCTTCTACACCAAGCTCGGCGTGGTCAAACGCAGCTCCATTCACCTCTACCGCAACATCCGCGCCGTGGGCCTCATTGCCCTTGGCATGCGGGACGACGATGAGCTCATCGGCGTGCGCGAGGTGGAGACCGACGACGAGATGGTGCTGGTCACGATGGATGGCTATTCCATCCGTTTCGCCTGCTCCGATGTGCGTGCCATGGGCCGTACCGCCACGGGCGTGAAGGGTCTGGCCCTGCGCAAGGGCGATCAGGTCGTGGCCGGCGTGGTGGTCAACAAGGACACCCAGCAGGAGCTTTTGACCATCGCGGAGAACGGCTACGGCAAACGCACGCAGGTCGAGCACTTCCGGGCCCAGTCGCGCGGCGGCAAGGGCATCATCAACATGCGCATCACCCCCAAGACCGGCAAGGTCGTCGGTGCCATGATGGTCTATCCCACGGATGAGCTCATCCTCCTGACCTCCGGCAGCAAGATCATCCGCATCGGCATCGCCGACATCAGTCTGGTCGGCCGGGCCACCCAGGGCGTGCGTCTGGTGCGCCTTGAAGACGAGCAGACCGTGGTCTGCTTCGATCATGTGCCGACCGATGCCCCGGAAGTGAGCGGCTTGCCTCGCGCCACGGTGCCTGCCGAAAAGGCGGCTCCGGAAGATCCCGAAGTCCTGGACGATGATACGGATCTGCCCGATGACGACGAGGCCGTGGACGAATCCGAGGACTTGCAGGAATAG
- a CDS encoding FmdB family zinc ribbon protein, translated as MPIYEYCCEDCRQIFEEWQKDFKDREKVCPVCGGTSQRLISNTSFVLKGGGWYASGYSKESGGNGKKKDTSSTPAPDTTSSAS; from the coding sequence ATGCCCATTTACGAATACTGCTGTGAAGACTGTCGTCAGATCTTCGAAGAGTGGCAGAAGGATTTCAAGGACAGGGAAAAAGTCTGTCCGGTCTGCGGGGGCACGTCCCAGAGGCTTATCTCCAACACCTCCTTCGTGTTGAAAGGAGGCGGCTGGTACGCTTCCGGCTACAGCAAGGAATCCGGCGGCAACGGTAAGAAAAAGGACACCTCGTCCACTCCGGCCCCGGACACAACCTCTTCGGCGTCCTGA
- a CDS encoding helix-turn-helix domain-containing protein, translated as MSSARVDAALELAFAPEELDKWRSSLGLSVDGSVLTVRFPHRFFADWFENHTRARFEQALAGSDLTISYECRDGSRSRIVRESRPAGQALPFGSEFIFDNFLVNNKNYFPLASAQEVAQSREAPYNPFVLCGESGSGKSFLLRAIANARSEHGGDGTYVGGIEDLHELYSSRSDARKFLTSMQLLAVDDLQEIARYRYLQGELLALFDHFHLQRKQMVFACSGKVGGFAFLAPKLKSRLEWGLSVMLKAPDLDIRTQYAQSRCRERRLDLSRDRILLLAQRFSDLRNLEGCLLKLWAYRELVHDHISDEEFDNILNYLDDRAVTGLSVEQILDEVCARLNLKPEDILSSGRRHDLVFARQVAMYLCRKHLGLSFPELGRAFGGRDHSTVLYSCRKVEQLQRDDKSIKNMLHELSDKCLAMNETTLA; from the coding sequence GTGAGCAGCGCGCGGGTCGATGCGGCGCTGGAGCTGGCCTTTGCCCCGGAAGAGCTGGACAAATGGCGTTCATCCCTGGGGTTGAGCGTGGATGGTTCGGTGCTCACGGTGCGCTTTCCGCACAGATTTTTTGCCGACTGGTTTGAAAATCACACGCGGGCCCGTTTCGAACAGGCCCTGGCCGGTTCCGATCTGACCATCTCCTATGAATGCCGGGACGGAAGCCGCTCCCGCATCGTGCGCGAGTCCCGGCCGGCGGGGCAGGCCTTGCCCTTTGGGTCCGAGTTCATTTTCGACAACTTCCTGGTCAACAACAAGAACTACTTTCCGTTGGCTTCGGCCCAGGAAGTTGCTCAGAGCCGGGAAGCTCCGTACAACCCGTTCGTGCTTTGCGGAGAAAGCGGGTCGGGCAAATCCTTTCTGCTGCGGGCCATCGCCAACGCCAGGAGCGAGCATGGCGGGGACGGGACCTATGTGGGTGGCATCGAGGATCTGCACGAGCTGTACTCGTCCCGGTCCGACGCGCGGAAATTTCTGACGTCCATGCAGCTTCTGGCGGTGGACGACCTGCAGGAGATTGCCCGCTACAGGTACCTGCAGGGCGAGCTTTTGGCGCTCTTCGACCACTTTCATCTGCAGCGCAAGCAGATGGTTTTTGCCTGTTCGGGCAAGGTCGGCGGGTTCGCGTTTCTGGCGCCCAAGCTCAAGTCGCGCCTTGAGTGGGGCCTTAGCGTCATGCTCAAGGCTCCGGATCTGGACATTCGCACCCAATACGCCCAGTCTCGTTGCCGGGAGCGCCGTCTGGATCTTTCGAGGGACAGAATTCTGCTCCTCGCCCAGCGGTTTTCCGATTTGCGCAATCTGGAAGGATGTCTCCTGAAGCTTTGGGCCTACCGGGAATTGGTCCATGACCACATTTCCGATGAAGAGTTTGACAATATTCTCAATTATCTGGACGATCGCGCGGTAACGGGCCTCAGTGTCGAACAGATTCTGGACGAGGTTTGCGCCAGGCTCAACCTGAAGCCCGAAGACATCCTGTCCTCCGGCCGCAGGCACGACCTCGTTTTTGCCCGGCAGGTGGCCATGTACCTGTGCCGCAAGCATCTGGGGCTGTCGTTTCCGGAGCTTGGCCGTGCCTTTGGCGGAAGGGACCACTCGACGGTTTTGTACAGCTGCCGAAAAGTCGAACAATTGCAAAGAGATGATAAAAGCATAAAAAACATGTTACATGAGTTGAGCGATAAATGCCTGGCCATGAACGAAACAACCCTTGCCTAG
- the gyrB gene encoding DNA topoisomerase (ATP-hydrolyzing) subunit B → MTKTSTYTADNITVLEGLSAVRMRPAMYIGSTNTNGLHHLVYEVIDNSIDEAMAGYCDHIKVVVHMDNSVSIVDNGRGIPVDMHPKEKKPALEVVMTVLHAGGKFDNDTYKVSGGLHGVGVSVVNALSEYLEVTVSRGGFRHYQRYCRGVPQAPLAVIGETDKSGTLVRFRPDEEIFEELDFQYDVLAKRFEELAYLNPGIKIEFFDEKTQNRDVFKYEGGIISFVKNKNQDNGIHKVVGGTGEMEGVSIDFALQYTAGYKENVFTFANNIRTKEGGTHLQGFKTALTRAINTYIQNSDVPKKLKQKVSGDDVREGLTAIISVKIPNPQFEGQTKTKLGNSEVAGYVATMVYEALNQFFGENPKDVRLIIEKVIDAARARDAARRAKDLVRRKGALSDNALPGKLADCQSKDPAECEVFIVEGDSAGGSAKQGRNPKFQAILPLRGKILNVEKTRFDKMLQNKEIKALITAMGAGIGEDDVDLARLRYHKIVIMTDADVDGAHIRTLILTFFFRHYEELIKQGYLYIAQPPLYRVHKGSFERYIKDEEEMSQFLIQRVTEEVALVVPDREPVTGEELKGLLNTILALRELAVDVANMGIPDGLFMQVVNAPCVIEPDELRANGPDEALTAHMAEGGFSLELISEQDEPQNGEALDSEARHYLRFIDANNHVIRLGVEFFYSKRYRRAVELLGRIREVGSGQVWTIRHKDTELEATGPFDLLRQVLDLAQKGINVQRYKGLGEMNPEQLWSTTMDPEARTFLQVTIDDAVEADELFTKLMGDKVEPRREFIERNALLVSDLDI, encoded by the coding sequence ATGACAAAAACATCTACCTACACCGCAGACAACATTACCGTACTTGAAGGTTTGTCCGCTGTGCGCATGCGTCCGGCCATGTACATCGGCTCGACCAACACCAACGGCCTGCATCACCTGGTCTACGAAGTCATTGACAACTCCATCGACGAGGCCATGGCCGGCTATTGCGACCATATCAAGGTCGTCGTGCACATGGACAACTCGGTCAGCATTGTGGACAACGGCCGCGGCATTCCCGTGGACATGCATCCCAAGGAAAAAAAGCCCGCTCTCGAAGTGGTCATGACCGTCCTGCATGCCGGCGGCAAGTTCGACAACGACACCTACAAGGTTTCGGGCGGCTTGCATGGCGTGGGCGTGTCCGTGGTCAACGCCCTGTCCGAGTACCTTGAGGTCACGGTCAGTCGCGGCGGCTTTCGCCACTACCAGCGTTACTGCCGAGGCGTGCCCCAGGCCCCGCTGGCGGTGATCGGCGAGACCGACAAGAGCGGGACCCTGGTCCGTTTCAGACCCGACGAGGAGATCTTCGAGGAACTCGACTTCCAGTACGACGTGCTGGCCAAGCGCTTCGAGGAACTGGCCTATCTCAATCCCGGCATCAAGATCGAATTTTTCGACGAGAAGACCCAGAACCGGGACGTGTTCAAGTACGAAGGCGGCATCATCTCCTTCGTCAAGAACAAGAACCAGGACAACGGGATTCACAAGGTCGTCGGCGGGACCGGCGAGATGGAAGGGGTGAGCATCGATTTCGCCCTGCAATACACCGCCGGTTACAAGGAAAACGTTTTTACCTTCGCCAACAACATCCGCACCAAGGAAGGCGGCACGCACCTGCAGGGCTTCAAGACGGCCCTGACCCGTGCCATCAACACCTACATCCAGAACAGCGATGTGCCCAAGAAGCTCAAGCAGAAGGTGTCTGGCGATGACGTGCGCGAGGGCCTGACCGCCATCATCAGCGTCAAGATCCCCAACCCGCAGTTCGAGGGCCAGACCAAGACCAAGCTCGGCAACTCCGAGGTGGCCGGATATGTGGCGACCATGGTCTACGAGGCGCTGAATCAGTTCTTCGGAGAAAATCCCAAGGACGTGCGGCTGATCATCGAGAAAGTCATCGACGCCGCGCGGGCCCGCGACGCGGCAAGGCGGGCCAAGGATCTGGTGCGACGCAAGGGCGCCCTGTCCGACAACGCCCTACCCGGCAAACTGGCCGACTGCCAGAGCAAGGATCCCGCCGAGTGCGAAGTCTTCATTGTCGAGGGTGATTCGGCCGGCGGCTCCGCCAAGCAGGGCCGCAATCCCAAGTTCCAGGCCATCCTGCCCCTGCGCGGCAAGATTCTGAACGTGGAGAAGACCCGCTTCGACAAGATGCTCCAGAACAAGGAGATAAAAGCCCTCATCACGGCCATGGGCGCCGGCATCGGCGAGGACGACGTGGATCTTGCGCGGCTTCGCTACCACAAGATCGTGATCATGACCGACGCCGACGTGGACGGGGCGCATATCCGCACCCTGATCCTGACCTTCTTCTTCCGCCACTACGAGGAGCTCATCAAGCAGGGCTATCTCTACATCGCCCAGCCGCCGCTCTACCGGGTGCACAAGGGTTCTTTCGAGCGCTATATCAAGGATGAGGAAGAGATGAGCCAGTTCCTGATCCAGCGCGTGACCGAGGAGGTCGCCCTGGTTGTCCCGGACCGGGAACCCGTCACGGGCGAGGAGCTCAAAGGCCTCCTGAACACCATTCTGGCCCTGCGCGAACTGGCCGTCGATGTCGCCAACATGGGCATCCCGGACGGATTGTTCATGCAGGTGGTCAATGCGCCCTGTGTGATCGAGCCCGATGAGCTGCGCGCAAACGGGCCGGACGAGGCCTTGACGGCCCACATGGCCGAGGGCGGCTTTTCCCTTGAGCTCATCAGCGAACAGGACGAGCCCCAGAACGGCGAGGCTCTGGACAGCGAGGCGCGTCATTACCTGCGCTTCATCGATGCCAACAACCATGTCATCCGCCTTGGCGTGGAATTCTTCTATTCCAAGCGCTATCGTCGGGCCGTGGAGCTTTTGGGCAGGATCAGGGAAGTCGGTTCCGGACAGGTCTGGACCATCCGGCACAAGGATACGGAGCTGGAGGCGACGGGTCCCTTCGATCTGCTGCGCCAAGTCCTGGATCTGGCCCAGAAGGGGATCAACGTGCAGCGTTACAAGGGTCTGGGCGAAATGAATCCGGAGCAGCTCTGGAGCACGACCATGGATCCCGAGGCGCGCACCTTCCTGCAGGTGACCATTGACGATGCGGTCGAAGCCGACGAGCTGTTCACCAAGCTCATGGGCGACAAGGTCGAACCCCGGCGTGAATTCATCGAGCGTAATGCCCTTCTGGTTTCGGACCTTGACATTTAG
- a CDS encoding homocysteine biosynthesis protein — protein sequence MSAPFEVHRTIAEINEKIRQGKAVVLNASEMTSLVRKEGKVKAARQVDVVTTGTFSPMCSSGLIFNIGQQPPTIKTSKVWLNGVPCYAGLAAVDSYLGATEPTEEDPLNKVYPGQFKYGGGHVIEDLVKGKRVHLKAEAYGTDCYPRKAIEKNVSLAELRNAILFNPRNCYQNYNCAINRTDKLKYTYMGPLKSSIGNANYATAGELSPLLNDPYFRTIGLGTRIFLGGGVGYVIGEGTQHVPDPQRNERGVPMSASGTLMVKGDLKGMNARYLRGVSIVGYGSSLAVGLGIPIPILNEEMAWFTGVADEDILVPIVDYGEDYPNGYPSKYGHASFADLKKGVIRVEGKDVPTTPLTSHTLSLEVAEELKRWIQEGRFLLTEAQEPIPAR from the coding sequence ATGAGCGCACCATTTGAAGTCCACAGAACCATCGCCGAAATCAATGAAAAAATCCGACAAGGCAAAGCGGTCGTCCTCAACGCAAGCGAAATGACCAGTTTAGTTCGCAAGGAAGGCAAGGTCAAGGCCGCCAGGCAAGTCGATGTCGTCACCACCGGCACTTTCTCGCCCATGTGCTCCTCCGGCCTGATCTTCAATATCGGCCAGCAGCCTCCGACCATCAAAACCTCCAAGGTCTGGCTCAACGGCGTGCCCTGCTACGCCGGTCTTGCAGCGGTGGACTCCTATCTTGGTGCCACCGAACCGACGGAAGAGGACCCCTTGAACAAGGTCTATCCCGGCCAGTTCAAATACGGCGGCGGCCATGTCATCGAGGATCTGGTCAAGGGCAAGCGCGTGCACCTGAAGGCCGAAGCCTACGGCACGGACTGCTACCCGCGCAAGGCCATCGAGAAGAACGTCTCCCTGGCAGAGCTGCGCAACGCCATCCTCTTCAATCCGCGCAACTGCTACCAGAATTACAACTGCGCCATAAACCGCACGGACAAGCTGAAATACACATACATGGGCCCGCTCAAATCAAGCATCGGCAACGCCAACTATGCCACGGCCGGCGAGCTGAGCCCATTACTGAACGATCCGTATTTTAGAACCATCGGCCTGGGTACCCGTATCTTCCTTGGCGGAGGCGTGGGCTACGTCATCGGCGAAGGCACCCAGCACGTTCCAGACCCGCAACGCAACGAGCGCGGCGTGCCCATGAGCGCCTCGGGGACCCTCATGGTCAAGGGCGACCTCAAAGGCATGAACGCCCGCTATCTGCGCGGGGTGAGCATCGTCGGCTACGGCAGCTCCCTGGCTGTGGGCCTGGGCATCCCCATTCCCATCCTGAACGAAGAGATGGCCTGGTTCACCGGCGTGGCCGACGAGGACATCCTCGTGCCCATCGTCGATTACGGAGAGGACTATCCAAACGGATATCCGTCCAAGTACGGACACGCCAGCTTTGCCGACCTGAAGAAGGGAGTCATCCGCGTGGAAGGCAAGGATGTGCCCACCACGCCCCTGACCAGCCACACTCTCTCCCTGGAAGTCGCCGAGGAGCTCAAGCGCTGGATCCAGGAAGGTCGATTCCTCTTGACTGAAGCCCAGGAACCCATTCCCGCAAGGTGA
- the dnaN gene encoding DNA polymerase III subunit beta — protein sequence MFLKVRKEEVIDGLLKAANIIPSKTGAAYLRTVWLKAEGDTISILATDSSIEFVGVYPAVISDGGLVGVQGKKFCELMRRLPPGEITLKLDPSAKHLHIEQGRRKYKLPANESSWFQDFNPFPAENAVLWSGDLFKEIIDRIAFCIADDEDLTSMNCIKFAPVENDDVEICGLNGHQFGLLRFSNPDIRAVLGQDGFLVSKKYLLEIRKWLTNDEIEISLSDKRLFLRTENRKESFSLPLKAYVFADYRNFINQYKDRFASNLVVDRHELTDALDRIFVFNTEANKATFFDFGPEELSLYCQGQDIGEGTELISCQYQGELSKIALPTKVILEILGHFVSDSLTFSFVGPSEPCRITGKDDPNYMIITMPVEITEDTYYSKEEI from the coding sequence ATGTTTTTGAAAGTGCGTAAGGAAGAGGTCATTGACGGACTGCTCAAGGCCGCGAACATCATTCCGTCAAAAACCGGCGCGGCCTATCTGCGCACGGTCTGGCTCAAGGCCGAAGGCGACACCATTTCCATCCTGGCCACGGATTCGAGCATCGAGTTCGTGGGCGTCTATCCGGCCGTGATCAGCGATGGCGGACTGGTCGGCGTGCAGGGCAAGAAATTCTGCGAACTGATGCGCCGCCTCCCCCCGGGCGAGATCACCCTCAAGCTCGACCCGAGCGCCAAGCACCTGCACATCGAACAGGGCCGCCGCAAGTACAAGCTTCCCGCCAACGAATCCTCCTGGTTCCAGGACTTCAATCCGTTCCCGGCGGAGAACGCCGTGCTCTGGTCCGGAGATCTCTTCAAGGAGATCATCGATCGCATTGCCTTCTGCATTGCCGACGACGAAGACCTGACCAGCATGAACTGCATCAAGTTCGCGCCCGTTGAGAACGACGATGTGGAGATCTGCGGCCTGAACGGCCATCAGTTCGGCCTGCTCCGTTTCTCCAACCCCGATATCCGCGCAGTTCTCGGGCAGGACGGGTTTCTGGTTTCCAAGAAGTACCTGCTCGAAATCCGCAAGTGGCTGACCAACGACGAGATCGAGATCAGCCTCTCGGACAAGCGCCTCTTCCTGCGCACCGAGAACCGCAAGGAATCATTCAGCCTTCCGCTCAAGGCCTACGTTTTTGCCGACTATCGCAACTTCATCAACCAATACAAGGATCGCTTCGCCTCCAACCTGGTGGTGGACCGACACGAGCTGACCGACGCCCTGGATCGCATCTTCGTCTTCAACACCGAAGCCAACAAGGCCACGTTCTTCGATTTCGGCCCAGAAGAGCTGTCCCTCTACTGCCAGGGTCAGGACATCGGCGAGGGCACGGAGCTGATCAGCTGCCAGTACCAGGGCGAACTGTCCAAGATCGCCCTGCCGACCAAGGTCATCCTTGAAATCCTGGGGCACTTCGTGTCCGACTCCCTGACCTTTTCTTTCGTGGGCCCCTCCGAACCCTGCCGCATAACCGGCAAGGACGACCCCAACTACATGATCATCACCATGCCCGTGGAGATCACCGAAGACACCTATTACAGCAAGGAAGAAATCTAG